Within bacterium, the genomic segment GTGACGCATCGGTCTAAGTGGTAGAAGATGCAGTCGTTGCAGCGTAATACCATAGAGCCGACTAAACCCATTAGTTCCTTGGACTTAACATCGAGTGCGCCGGATTGGTAGGCGTTGGCATCGAGGGCGAAGAAGCGTTGGTATTCTTT encodes:
- a CDS encoding carboxymuconolactone decarboxylase family protein, whose protein sequence is MRRKASETRLYRQEMNDAILGSGFKEYQRFFALDANAYQSGALDVKSKELMGLVGSMVLRCNDCIFYHLDRCVT